One window of Candidatus Hydrogenedens sp. genomic DNA carries:
- a CDS encoding PhoH family protein produces the protein LPKGKTSGLVESHRILEGIPGIGIVHLTKRDVVRHPLVQRIIDAYESHRRLDNSDAVSPQSDERRSEHKP, from the coding sequence ATTTGCCAAAAGGGAAAACATCCGGACTGGTGGAAAGTCATCGAATTCTTGAAGGGATTCCCGGAATAGGTATTGTCCACTTAACCAAACGCGATGTAGTTCGCCATCCCTTAGTACAGAGAATTATTGACGCATACGAGTCTCATCGTAGATTAGACAATTCCGATGCCGTATCTCCCCAGTCGGATGAAAGACGGAGTGAGCATAAGCCATGA